In Paenibacillus sp. FSL M7-0420, a single genomic region encodes these proteins:
- a CDS encoding CgeB family protein, whose protein sequence is MNNEFIMPAPPLPRTPAEEEKLRGRLTGFKGGYDEGYLRGRLAVLDGRPEEPQPVRNIHVMYVASGKGYPYSPLDDAVLFALQRLTVQVTITDVRQNLVELASAQRPDLVLVLDGLDLPLEQVAILRGQGIKTAIWLTDDPYYTDFTMKIVAHYDYVFTLERNCVEIYRGLGCTEVHYLPFAAHREHYRPTTGRSPVSRDVSFIGSAYWNRINFFRDIMPELMSYNTVINGIWWDRLPEAPLYGDRIEIGKWMSPQETAVAYSGSKIVINLHRSHIDDAVNNNALYIPAVSPNPRTFEIAASGTLQLSDARDDLGSFYKVGEEIDTFSSSRELMDKIQYYLTHEEERREMSLRAFERTLRDHTYTRRLSQLLTIIYG, encoded by the coding sequence ATGAACAACGAATTTATTATGCCTGCCCCGCCGTTGCCGAGAACCCCTGCGGAGGAAGAGAAGCTGCGGGGACGTCTGACCGGCTTCAAAGGAGGCTATGACGAAGGATATCTGCGGGGACGTCTGGCCGTTCTGGACGGACGCCCGGAGGAGCCGCAGCCGGTAAGGAATATCCATGTGATGTACGTGGCTTCAGGCAAGGGCTATCCGTATTCACCGCTGGATGATGCCGTGCTCTTCGCGCTGCAGCGGTTAACGGTTCAGGTCACGATTACTGATGTGCGGCAGAATCTGGTGGAGCTGGCTTCTGCCCAGCGTCCCGACCTCGTGCTGGTGCTGGATGGTCTGGATTTACCGCTGGAGCAGGTGGCTATTCTGCGGGGCCAGGGCATTAAGACCGCGATCTGGCTGACCGATGATCCGTATTACACCGATTTCACAATGAAGATTGTGGCTCACTATGACTATGTATTCACACTGGAGCGTAATTGCGTAGAGATCTACCGCGGCCTTGGCTGCACGGAGGTCCACTATCTGCCCTTTGCCGCACACCGTGAGCATTACCGTCCGACTACCGGACGTTCGCCGGTCAGCCGGGATGTCAGCTTCATCGGGTCTGCCTACTGGAACCGGATTAATTTCTTCCGCGATATTATGCCGGAGCTGATGAGCTATAACACGGTCATTAACGGAATCTGGTGGGACCGGTTGCCGGAAGCGCCGCTCTATGGCGACCGGATTGAGATCGGCAAATGGATGTCCCCCCAGGAGACGGCTGTAGCCTACAGCGGCTCGAAGATTGTGATTAACCTTCACCGCTCGCACATTGACGATGCAGTCAACAACAACGCACTGTATATTCCAGCCGTATCGCCGAATCCGCGTACGTTCGAGATTGCTGCCAGCGGCACGCTGCAGCTCAGCGATGCCCGTGACGATCTCGGCTCCTTCTACAAGGTGGGCGAAGAGATCGACACCTTCTCCAGCTCTCGCGAGCTGATGGACAAAATCCAGTATTATCTGACGCATGAGGAAGAACGCCGGGAGATGTCCCTCCGCGCCTTCGAGCGGACGCTCAGGGATCATACGTATACCAGACGCCTTAGTCAGCTGCTCACTATTATTTACGGGTAA